A window of Pelomonas sp. SE-A7 genomic DNA:
AACTCCAGCTATTCGTGGGGTTTTGCAGGAGCGGGTGACATCGTCAGCCGCACCAGCTGTGACACCGCTGAATCGGAATGGACTGGCGGCAACGACCGCGACCGTCTGTGCTGGCACACAGGTGGCGGCGCGATGAACGGTGGCTGGCGCGCCGGCAACTTCATTGGCCTGAACGACAGCTCGGACTGGGAAAAGGTTCTGCTGGTGGCGGACGCCCCCGGCGGTGAAGTGCCCGAGCCGCTGACCCTTTCCCTGGTGGGCCTGGGCCTGGCCGGCATCGCCGCCAGCCGTCGCCGCAAGGCCGCCTGATCGACGGTCAAGAGCTCAGTCGCCTTAACGGGCTACTCAATGCAAGCCCCTCGGCAGCGATGCCGAGGGGCTTTTCATTGGGCTGCACCCATAATGCGCCGCCATGGATTTCATCGCGCTGCTGATCGACTTCGTCGTCCATGTGGACAAGCATCTCGCCACCTTCGTGGCCGCTCACGGCGCCTGGATTTATGCGCTGCTGTTCCTGATCATCTTCATCGAGACCGGCGTGGTGGTCATGCCCTTTCTGCCGGGCGACTCGCTGCTCTTCATCGTCGGTGCCATGTGCGGCACCGGCCTGCTGGACCTGGGCCTGTCGATAGCGCTGATGCTCACGGCCGCGATTGCCGGCAACCAGAGCAACTACGCCATAGGCCGCTACTTCGGCCCCAAGGTCTTCCAGTGGGAGGACTCGCGCTTCTTCAACCGCAAGGCGTTCAACCAGGCGCATGAGTTCTATGAGCGCTATGGCGGCATCACCATCGTGATCGCGCGCTTCATGCCCTTCGTGCGGACCTTCGCCCCCTTTGTGGCCGGCGTGGCGCAGATGACGCGCAGCAAGTTCACCTTCTACGACATCACCGGCGGCGCGCTGTGGGTGGTGGGCATTACCTTGGCCGGTTACCTGTTCGGCAACGTACCCTGGGTGCAGGCCAATCTGGAAAAAATCATCTGGGCCATGATCATCCTCCCCGGCCTGATCGCGATAGGCGGTGGCTTGAGATCCAAGCTGCGCCGCCACAACAAGGAGACTGCATGAAGTTCCGCCTCAAGAAGACTGTTCTGCTCGCCGCATTGGCTCTGGCCGGTGCCACCCAGGCGTCGGCCAGCGAGCCGACCCGGCTGCTGCGGCAGCCGGCGATCTCGGCCAAGCACCTGGCCTTCGTCTATGCCGGCGACCTCTGGATCGCCGAGCGCGACGGCAGCAATCCGCGTCGTCTGACCACGCACGCGGCCGGCGAGTCCAATCCGCATTTCTCGCCGGACGGCAAGCAGATCGCCTTCTCGGCCGCCTATGACGGCAACACCGATGTCTACGTGATGCCGGTCGAGGGCGGCCAGCCGCGGCGCCTGACCTGGCATCCGGGGGCCGACGTGGTCAGCGGCTGGAGCGCCGACGGCAAGCGCGTGCTGTTCGCCAGCCCGCGCGAGGTGGCCAACAACCGCAGCAACCAGCTGTTCGAGATCGATGCCACCGGCGGCTTCGAGCGCAAGCTGATGGAGGCCGTGGCCTTCGAGGGCAGCTGGAGCGCCGACGGCAAGAAGCTGGCCTTCCGTCCCTACCGCGCTGCCTATGCCGGCACGGCCGGCT
This region includes:
- a CDS encoding DedA family protein — protein: MDFIALLIDFVVHVDKHLATFVAAHGAWIYALLFLIIFIETGVVVMPFLPGDSLLFIVGAMCGTGLLDLGLSIALMLTAAIAGNQSNYAIGRYFGPKVFQWEDSRFFNRKAFNQAHEFYERYGGITIVIARFMPFVRTFAPFVAGVAQMTRSKFTFYDITGGALWVVGITLAGYLFGNVPWVQANLEKIIWAMIILPGLIAIGGGLRSKLRRHNKETA